One stretch of Chlamydia abortus DNA includes these proteins:
- a CDS encoding nucleotide exchange factor GrpE — MTDSSNAHEAENPTVPTPDNEIQDLQQEIATLKAELKEKNDKYLMVLAESENARKRMQKERQEMMQYAVENALIDFLVPIESMEKALGFASQMSDEVKNWALGFNMILQQFKQVFEEKGIVEYSSVGQKFNPFLHEAVETEETTKVPEGTIVEEFSKGYKIGDRPIRVAKVKVSKAPAPQGTEAEIENNNE, encoded by the coding sequence ATGACAGATTCCTCTAACGCACACGAGGCAGAAAATCCAACAGTTCCTACCCCCGATAACGAGATTCAGGATCTCCAACAAGAAATCGCTACACTAAAAGCTGAACTAAAAGAAAAAAATGATAAATACTTAATGGTTCTTGCGGAATCAGAAAATGCCCGAAAACGCATGCAGAAAGAACGTCAGGAGATGATGCAATATGCTGTAGAAAATGCTCTCATAGATTTTTTGGTTCCTATCGAAAGTATGGAAAAAGCTTTAGGTTTTGCCTCACAGATGTCAGATGAGGTTAAAAATTGGGCCCTAGGATTTAATATGATCCTACAACAATTTAAACAGGTATTTGAAGAGAAAGGCATCGTAGAATACTCTTCTGTAGGACAAAAATTTAATCCATTTTTACATGAAGCAGTAGAAACAGAAGAGACGACAAAAGTCCCTGAGGGTACCATCGTAGAGGAATTTTCTAAAGGCTACAAAATCGGAGATCGTCCTATACGCGTTGCGAAAGTCAAAGTATCCAAAGCACCCGCACCCCAAGGGACAGAAGCAGAAATAGAAAACAACAACGAATAA
- a CDS encoding CT392 family protein codes for MASVSGNPSQNPNPLPEDLHARLGQTDTSKEQEEAESGVTETGLSIEVLSIGELANIDAAISDIQTVAGAVIAGGAPSSLSPNSPEAAALSAELVTDFYEDSLDREDSDKIDEAVASLFTGVQDSRVLVDDLKKRIEDFQKVQLDAKQVFKRSQLGEGLDLDEMYLDMRRELASLNGQVNELESLSHRLLATLGDVHHGLLSMSLEKFHETFGDQSDRVRAYLEKLGLIRGDESWTIDSSGAVPKLALAIQNQRIALEKLVIPTEEEFIQAATEAGASGFQAIINRLKTLWNTLVQMFHTLYDKLLFFLLWIGKKLRGGQRSSSVAQNEKNPQFENPFASTSGSVVSRENTSSLRASVSGRGDLSDEEMIRRPEDNTIDTQNVHNQDEKNNKMYLDDF; via the coding sequence ATGGCATCAGTAAGTGGAAATCCCAGTCAAAATCCTAATCCCCTCCCGGAAGATCTCCATGCTCGTTTGGGTCAAACGGATACTTCGAAAGAGCAGGAGGAAGCAGAAAGTGGTGTTACTGAGACGGGGTTGAGTATCGAGGTTTTATCTATTGGTGAGTTGGCGAATATAGATGCTGCGATCTCGGATATACAGACTGTTGCTGGTGCCGTCATTGCTGGAGGTGCCCCTTCGAGTTTATCTCCCAATTCACCGGAGGCGGCGGCTTTATCTGCAGAATTAGTCACGGATTTTTATGAAGATAGCCTGGATAGAGAAGATTCTGATAAAATTGACGAAGCTGTGGCCAGCTTATTTACTGGAGTTCAAGATAGTAGGGTGTTAGTTGATGATCTCAAGAAAAGGATCGAGGATTTTCAGAAAGTACAACTGGATGCCAAGCAGGTGTTTAAAAGATCTCAACTTGGTGAAGGTCTGGATTTAGACGAGATGTATCTTGACATGCGTCGTGAACTCGCCTCATTGAATGGTCAGGTAAACGAGTTAGAGAGTTTATCTCATAGGTTATTAGCTACTTTAGGAGACGTACACCATGGGTTGCTGTCTATGTCTTTAGAGAAATTTCATGAGACTTTTGGGGATCAGAGTGATCGTGTACGTGCGTATCTAGAGAAACTAGGATTGATCCGTGGTGACGAAAGTTGGACAATTGATTCCTCGGGTGCGGTGCCGAAGTTAGCTTTAGCAATTCAAAATCAGCGTATTGCTTTAGAAAAACTGGTGATTCCTACGGAAGAAGAGTTTATTCAAGCGGCGACAGAGGCGGGAGCTTCTGGCTTTCAGGCCATAATCAATAGGCTGAAAACGTTATGGAACACCTTAGTACAGATGTTTCACACTCTTTATGACAAATTGCTCTTTTTCCTATTGTGGATTGGCAAGAAACTTCGAGGTGGCCAGAGATCTTCTTCTGTGGCTCAGAATGAGAAAAATCCTCAATTTGAAAATCCCTTCGCATCGACTTCAGGAAGTGTTGTATCTCGTGAAAATACATCTTCTTTAAGAGCTTCGGTTTCCGGAAGGGGGGATTTATCAGATGAGGAGATGATCCGGCGTCCTGAAGACAATACTATAGATACACAAAATGTTCATAATCAAGATGAAAAGAATAATAAAATGTATCTTGATGACTTTTAA
- a CDS encoding DUF167 domain-containing protein produces MHQEYWILEVKVTPKSKQNTIVGFEGEVLKIRVTEVPEKGKANEAVIALLAKALSLPKRDITLIPGDTSRKKRILLPKSTESIVSHWREKGFYAGL; encoded by the coding sequence TTGCATCAAGAATATTGGATTTTAGAGGTGAAGGTCACCCCAAAGTCTAAACAAAATACAATTGTGGGATTTGAAGGCGAGGTATTAAAAATACGTGTTACTGAGGTCCCAGAAAAAGGTAAGGCTAACGAAGCAGTTATTGCTTTGTTAGCCAAAGCATTGTCTTTGCCTAAGCGTGACATCACGTTAATTCCTGGAGATACTTCCAGGAAAAAAAGAATCCTCTTACCGAAGTCTACGGAATCGATTGTCTCTCATTGGCGAGAAAAGGGATTTTACGCAGGGCTGTAG
- the dnaK gene encoding molecular chaperone DnaK yields the protein MSEQKKSSKIIGIDLGTTNSCVSVMEGGQAKVIVSSEGTRTTPSIVAFKGNETLVGIPAKRQAVTNPAKTLASTKRFIGRKYSEVESEIKTVPYQVASGSNGDVVFPIDGKQFTPEEIGAQVLIKMKETAEAYLGEPVTEAVITVPAYFNDSQRASTKDAGRIAGLDVKRIIPEPTAAALAYGIDKAGDKKIAVFDLGGGTFDISILEIGDGVFEVLSTNGDTHLGGDDFDEVIIKWMIEEFQKQEGIDLSKDNMALQRLKDAAEKAKIELSGMSSTEINQPFITMDANGPKHLTLTLTRAHFEKLASNLIERTKAPCQKALADAKLAASDIDDVLLVGGMSRMPAVQEVVKSIFGKEPNKGVNPDEVVAIGAAIQGGVLGGEVKDVLLLDVIPLSLGIETLGGVMTPLVERNTTIPTQKKQIFSTAADNQPAVTIVVLQGERPMAKDNKEIGRFDLTDIPPAPRGHPQIEVTFDIDANGILHVSAKDAASGREQKIRIEASSGLKEDEIQRMINDAEKNKEEDKKRREASDVRNEADSMIFRAEKAISDYKENIPESLTKEIEERIEKVRSALKEDAPTEKIKEASDELSRHMQKIGEAMQSQSASAAANAQDGPNINTEDLKKHSFSTKPPTGNSSSSANNENIEEADVEIVDKPND from the coding sequence ATGAGCGAACAAAAAAAATCTAGTAAAATTATAGGGATAGACTTAGGAACCACAAACTCCTGCGTATCCGTAATGGAAGGTGGGCAAGCGAAAGTCATCGTCTCTTCAGAAGGAACACGTACAACACCATCGATCGTGGCATTCAAAGGAAACGAAACCTTAGTCGGAATTCCTGCAAAAAGACAAGCAGTCACCAATCCTGCCAAAACCCTCGCTTCTACAAAACGTTTCATCGGAAGAAAATATTCTGAAGTGGAATCAGAAATTAAAACAGTTCCCTACCAAGTGGCTTCAGGATCTAATGGTGATGTTGTCTTCCCTATTGATGGGAAACAGTTCACACCCGAAGAAATCGGTGCTCAAGTTCTTATAAAAATGAAAGAGACCGCAGAAGCTTATCTAGGAGAGCCTGTCACAGAAGCAGTGATTACTGTTCCCGCCTACTTCAATGACTCACAAAGAGCTTCTACAAAAGATGCTGGGCGTATCGCCGGCCTAGATGTCAAACGTATCATTCCTGAACCTACAGCTGCAGCTCTTGCCTACGGGATTGATAAAGCCGGGGATAAAAAAATCGCCGTTTTCGATCTTGGAGGAGGAACTTTTGATATCTCTATTTTAGAAATTGGCGATGGCGTGTTCGAAGTGCTCTCTACAAATGGGGATACCCACCTAGGCGGAGACGACTTTGATGAAGTCATCATTAAATGGATGATCGAAGAATTCCAAAAACAAGAAGGCATCGATCTCAGCAAAGACAACATGGCTCTTCAAAGACTCAAAGATGCTGCTGAAAAAGCAAAAATCGAACTTTCTGGCATGTCTTCCACAGAAATTAACCAACCGTTCATCACTATGGATGCTAACGGACCTAAACACTTAACCTTAACACTCACACGTGCCCACTTTGAAAAGCTCGCATCTAACCTCATTGAACGTACAAAAGCTCCATGCCAAAAAGCTTTGGCAGACGCTAAACTTGCCGCAAGCGATATCGATGACGTATTGCTCGTTGGAGGTATGTCCAGAATGCCTGCAGTACAAGAAGTGGTAAAATCTATTTTCGGTAAAGAACCAAATAAAGGAGTCAACCCTGATGAGGTTGTTGCTATTGGAGCAGCAATTCAAGGGGGTGTGCTCGGCGGCGAAGTGAAAGACGTTTTACTACTCGACGTAATTCCTCTTTCCTTAGGTATCGAAACTCTCGGAGGTGTTATGACTCCCCTTGTAGAGAGAAATACCACGATCCCTACACAGAAAAAACAAATTTTCTCCACAGCTGCCGATAACCAACCCGCAGTAACTATTGTTGTCTTACAAGGGGAACGTCCTATGGCAAAAGACAACAAAGAAATTGGAAGATTTGATCTTACAGATATCCCACCCGCACCTCGAGGACATCCTCAAATCGAAGTGACCTTTGATATCGATGCGAATGGTATTCTTCACGTATCTGCAAAAGATGCTGCTAGTGGCCGTGAGCAAAAAATTCGTATCGAAGCAAGCTCTGGATTAAAAGAAGATGAAATCCAAAGAATGATCAACGATGCGGAGAAAAATAAAGAAGAAGATAAAAAACGCCGCGAAGCTTCTGACGTAAGAAACGAAGCTGACAGTATGATCTTCAGAGCGGAAAAAGCGATCAGCGATTACAAAGAGAATATACCCGAATCTCTAACAAAAGAAATCGAAGAGCGCATAGAAAAAGTACGCTCAGCTCTTAAAGAAGATGCGCCTACAGAGAAAATCAAAGAAGCTTCTGACGAACTGAGTCGTCATATGCAAAAGATCGGAGAAGCTATGCAGTCGCAATCCGCATCAGCTGCAGCAAACGCTCAAGATGGGCCAAACATCAATACAGAAGATCTGAAAAAACATAGTTTCAGTACGAAACCACCAACAGGAAACTCTTCTTCAAGCGCTAACAACGAAAACATTGAAGAGGCCGATGTGGAAATCGTAGATAAACCTAACGATTAA
- a CDS encoding DUF1207 domain-containing protein, whose product MGRLLRYGCCLCSLVFIGYFSSCVTAGAQEAGRCPDCESFKKAVHRSDQLPENIQESENGCYLTGYVQALVDMHFLDSCTQVVVEDNVAYVFSLPVDTVLSHAIIDFIKDLPFIASVEICTRSYQECCKGYREDRPILPKQKALGTEIVCGKEGLWLPQNTILFAPLIADPRQVTNSAGIRFNEKVIGNRVGSAIFGGDFILLRLFDVSRFHGDLDIGLQGGVFSVFDLDHPDSCMVNSDFFVAGLLGFAVDKWSFRLRLWHLSSHLGDEFLLTHPDFPRFNLSDEGIDVFASLHYNPQIRLYGGVGYIISRDLTFPERPLYIEAGAELRPFGLREGNLHAQPIFAMHFRFWEEQHFGIDQTYILGMEWSKFRDVGRKIRAFVEYHQGFSKEGQFVREPCNYYGFRLTYGF is encoded by the coding sequence ATGGGAAGACTGTTACGATATGGCTGCTGTCTATGCAGTTTAGTATTTATTGGCTATTTTTCATCTTGTGTAACTGCAGGAGCTCAGGAAGCTGGGCGTTGTCCTGATTGTGAGAGCTTTAAAAAAGCTGTTCATCGCTCGGATCAACTACCTGAAAATATTCAAGAATCCGAAAATGGTTGTTATCTTACGGGGTATGTACAAGCCCTCGTAGATATGCATTTTTTAGATAGCTGCACCCAAGTGGTTGTTGAGGATAACGTTGCTTATGTATTCTCCCTTCCTGTCGATACGGTACTTTCTCATGCGATTATAGATTTTATCAAAGATTTACCGTTTATTGCTTCTGTAGAGATTTGTACTCGCTCCTATCAAGAGTGTTGTAAGGGATATAGAGAAGATCGTCCTATATTACCCAAGCAGAAGGCCTTAGGAACGGAAATTGTCTGTGGTAAAGAAGGTCTCTGGTTACCACAAAATACCATACTCTTTGCACCGTTAATTGCCGATCCTCGCCAAGTGACAAATAGTGCCGGCATTCGTTTTAATGAGAAGGTTATCGGGAACCGCGTAGGTTCTGCGATTTTTGGTGGCGACTTTATTTTGCTACGCCTTTTCGATGTTTCTCGTTTCCATGGGGATTTAGATATTGGCCTTCAAGGGGGAGTTTTTTCCGTTTTTGATTTAGATCATCCGGATTCCTGCATGGTCAACTCGGACTTTTTCGTCGCCGGTTTGTTGGGATTCGCTGTTGATAAATGGAGTTTTCGTTTACGCCTTTGGCATTTGTCTTCACATTTGGGAGATGAATTTCTTTTAACGCATCCGGATTTCCCAAGATTTAACCTCAGTGACGAGGGTATCGATGTGTTTGCTTCCTTGCACTATAACCCGCAGATACGTCTGTACGGGGGAGTCGGTTACATTATCAGTAGAGATTTGACTTTTCCTGAACGCCCTTTATACATAGAAGCAGGAGCAGAATTACGTCCTTTTGGATTGCGCGAGGGGAATTTACATGCTCAGCCGATTTTTGCTATGCATTTTCGTTTCTGGGAAGAACAGCATTTTGGCATAGATCAGACCTATATCTTAGGTATGGAGTGGTCAAAATTTCGTGATGTAGGCAGAAAAATCCGTGCATTTGTCGAATACCATCAAGGGTTTTCTAAAGAAGGACAGTTTGTGCGAGAGCCGTGTAATTACTACGGCTTTCGCTTAACCTATGGCTTCTAA
- a CDS encoding LL-diaminopimelate aminotransferase, with translation MRRNTNFSNLEANYLFSGIRQKIQAFRKQHPEASIIDLSIGDTSYPLHTSVIHTFTQSVEKLGNPKTYRGYGPELGLPALREKLSEVFYHGQVSPEEIFISEGAKMDIFRIFSLFGPGKTIAVQDPSYPVYIDTALLTGSRKIIKLPCTKETHFFPEIPQDEAIDIFCICSPNNPTGTVLNREQLKELVDYANAQGSIILFDAAYSAFISDPTLPTSIFDIPGARSCAIEVNSFSKSLGFAGVRLGWNVVPKDLQYNDGLPVIRDWERLLFTTFNGVCLPVQESAIAGVSLFPNLEAISHYRYNSSLLREALQKADFSVYGGEQAPYLWVEVPGHIPDEDVFDFFLHHYHIAITPGKGFGSCGKGYVRFSSLGKTEDIVAACQRLTLTSVYDTMVLSL, from the coding sequence ATGCGAAGAAATACAAACTTTTCCAATTTAGAAGCCAACTATCTGTTCTCTGGTATTCGTCAAAAAATCCAAGCTTTCCGTAAACAACATCCCGAAGCTTCTATTATAGACCTATCTATAGGGGATACCTCCTACCCACTACACACATCAGTTATTCACACCTTTACGCAGTCTGTAGAGAAGTTAGGAAATCCGAAAACGTATCGTGGATACGGTCCAGAATTGGGGTTGCCTGCGTTGAGGGAAAAACTCTCAGAAGTGTTTTATCATGGTCAAGTTTCCCCCGAAGAGATTTTTATCTCTGAGGGAGCCAAAATGGATATTTTCCGTATATTTTCTTTATTTGGTCCGGGGAAAACTATCGCCGTGCAAGACCCCTCGTACCCTGTCTATATTGATACTGCTCTGCTCACAGGAAGCCGTAAAATCATCAAGCTTCCCTGTACAAAAGAAACGCATTTTTTTCCTGAAATTCCTCAAGACGAAGCGATAGATATTTTCTGTATATGCTCTCCCAATAATCCTACAGGCACGGTATTGAATAGAGAACAACTTAAAGAACTTGTTGACTACGCAAATGCTCAGGGGAGCATAATCTTGTTCGATGCCGCCTATAGCGCGTTTATTTCTGATCCTACCTTACCCACAAGCATTTTTGACATCCCCGGAGCGCGTTCTTGTGCTATAGAAGTCAACTCCTTTTCCAAGTCTTTAGGTTTTGCAGGAGTACGTTTGGGATGGAATGTCGTTCCTAAGGATCTTCAATATAACGACGGTCTCCCCGTAATTCGCGATTGGGAACGTCTGCTATTTACCACATTTAATGGGGTATGTTTACCAGTGCAAGAATCTGCTATCGCAGGAGTTTCTCTATTCCCGAACTTAGAGGCAATCTCACATTACCGCTACAATAGTTCTCTTTTACGTGAAGCCCTACAAAAAGCCGACTTTTCAGTATACGGTGGTGAGCAAGCTCCGTACCTCTGGGTGGAAGTCCCTGGGCATATCCCAGATGAAGATGTCTTTGATTTCTTCTTACACCACTATCATATTGCGATTACTCCCGGTAAAGGATTCGGCTCGTGTGGAAAAGGGTATGTGCGCTTTTCTTCTTTAGGGAAAACAGAAGATATTGTTGCAGCTTGCCAACGTTTAACTCTAACATCTGTGTATGATACAATGGTGTTGTCCCTATGA
- the hrcA gene encoding heat-inducible transcriptional repressor HrcA, with the protein MSKSWISKRESKLLYILLTTTELYLKTGQPVGSKTLKEYECSNLSTATIRNYFAELEAEGFLKKNHVSGGRIPTDLAFRYYVDHRADFLQDDLPETTIHLLNQLPKESQNIVKDLQKASELLGEALQLPTCFSSPRFENDSVTNIQLSLVDEQRVVVILSTEFGQIFTDTLWLAETSNYASLKRIETFLQNYLRKQPPSETLSQKEEDLGMTLYNEVVVRYLTRYCNFSEEDLYQTGLSKLLKYDAFKDPDMLALGLSFFESRCHMCKLLDIGMHRDRPTAFIGSELSDIFGTPNPHCAVITTPYYMNRTPLGAFGVLGPINLPYREIYKTLTIFADKVKESLTQSFYKFKLSFRRPCPSDPKLSKEPTLLARYSSIKLLPPKETS; encoded by the coding sequence ATGTCTAAGTCGTGGATCTCGAAACGAGAATCTAAGCTTCTTTACATTCTCTTAACAACGACAGAGCTGTATTTAAAAACAGGTCAACCCGTCGGATCAAAAACTCTGAAAGAATACGAGTGTTCAAATTTAAGCACTGCAACTATCCGCAATTATTTCGCAGAATTAGAAGCTGAAGGTTTCCTAAAGAAAAATCACGTCTCGGGCGGAAGAATTCCCACAGATTTAGCCTTTCGTTATTATGTAGACCACCGCGCGGATTTTCTGCAGGATGATCTTCCCGAAACCACCATCCACCTGTTAAACCAACTCCCTAAAGAAAGTCAAAACATTGTCAAAGATTTACAAAAGGCATCCGAACTCTTAGGAGAAGCTTTACAGCTACCTACATGTTTCTCTTCTCCGAGATTCGAAAACGACTCTGTAACCAATATCCAACTCTCTTTGGTAGACGAACAACGCGTTGTGGTTATTCTATCTACCGAATTTGGGCAGATATTTACAGATACCCTCTGGTTAGCGGAAACATCCAACTACGCGTCTTTAAAGCGTATTGAAACGTTTCTTCAAAATTACCTGCGTAAACAACCTCCCTCAGAGACCCTCTCACAAAAAGAAGAAGATCTTGGGATGACCCTCTATAACGAAGTCGTAGTCCGCTACCTCACACGTTACTGCAATTTCAGCGAAGAAGATTTATACCAAACAGGATTATCTAAACTTCTGAAATACGACGCCTTCAAAGACCCCGATATGCTAGCTCTAGGGTTATCATTTTTCGAGAGTCGTTGCCATATGTGCAAACTTTTAGATATTGGTATGCACAGAGACCGCCCTACGGCATTTATTGGAAGCGAGCTTTCCGACATTTTTGGTACTCCTAATCCCCATTGTGCTGTTATCACGACTCCTTACTACATGAATCGCACTCCATTAGGGGCTTTTGGCGTGTTGGGACCCATAAATCTTCCCTATAGGGAGATTTATAAAACCCTCACCATATTTGCAGATAAAGTTAAAGAAAGCCTGACGCAAAGTTTTTATAAATTTAAATTATCCTTCAGGAGACCTTGCCCTTCCGATCCTAAACTCTCCAAAGAACCTACGTTGTTAGCAAGGTACTCTTCTATAAAACTCTTACCCCCTAAGGAGACGTCATGA
- a CDS encoding proline--tRNA ligase: MKTSQLFYKTSKNANKEASVLSYELLEKAGYIFKTAKGIYTYTPLFWRVALKMMDIIREELNAIGGQELVLPILHPAELWQKTGRWEAFRSEGLLYTVKDREDKEFCLAPTHEEIVSMFVSQWLSGRKQLPIHLYQIATKFRDEIRPRFGLMRAKEFLMEDSYTFSDSPEQMNEQYAKLRQAYQNIFDRLEIQYVIVEADGGKIGKGKSEEFHVLSSLGEDTLCVSGHYGANIEAAVAQPPQYTYDKDYLPIEEVDTPDVRTIENLQDFFSVPPYRIMKTLVVKLSYGEKEKFTAIGIRGDRQINLTKIGSKLNADACSLASDEEIQKHLGVEKGFIGPLNCPIDFYADETTQCMTNFICAGNVKDKHYKNVNWDRDIPRPEYADFLLAEAGDLCPTNNHAPYEIFEGVEVAHIFNLGTRYTEGFDVVFQDEQGKPQSCWMGTYGIGIGRTLAACIEQLADDRGIVWPKAIAPFDISILYNGGDTACEEAAEKIYKELQGYGYAPLLDDRNERLGFKLKDSDLIGIPYKLILGKTFLNSGMLEIESRSIEKFSVEPKDFVHWCKRHLPSPRVFSPIP; the protein is encoded by the coding sequence ATGAAAACTTCCCAGCTTTTTTACAAAACTTCTAAAAATGCCAATAAAGAAGCCTCCGTTTTGTCTTACGAGCTATTGGAAAAAGCTGGTTACATTTTCAAGACAGCAAAAGGAATATACACGTACACTCCACTGTTTTGGCGCGTCGCCCTCAAAATGATGGATATAATTCGTGAAGAACTTAATGCTATTGGCGGTCAAGAACTGGTTCTTCCTATCCTGCATCCTGCGGAACTTTGGCAAAAAACAGGACGCTGGGAAGCCTTCCGCTCAGAGGGTCTTCTCTATACCGTGAAAGATAGAGAAGATAAGGAATTTTGTCTTGCCCCCACCCACGAAGAAATCGTCTCCATGTTTGTTTCCCAGTGGTTATCGGGAAGAAAACAATTGCCCATCCACCTGTATCAAATTGCGACAAAATTCCGAGACGAGATTCGACCAAGATTCGGCTTAATGCGAGCTAAAGAATTCCTCATGGAGGATAGCTACACATTCTCGGATTCCCCCGAACAAATGAATGAACAATATGCTAAGCTCAGACAAGCCTACCAAAATATCTTCGATAGATTAGAAATCCAATACGTGATTGTCGAAGCTGATGGAGGAAAAATCGGTAAAGGAAAGTCTGAAGAGTTTCATGTTCTCAGCTCTTTAGGAGAAGACACCCTTTGCGTTAGTGGTCATTACGGAGCGAATATCGAAGCCGCAGTTGCCCAGCCTCCGCAATATACTTACGATAAAGACTACCTACCTATAGAAGAAGTAGACACACCTGATGTACGCACAATAGAAAATCTCCAAGACTTTTTCTCCGTTCCCCCCTACCGGATCATGAAAACTCTCGTAGTGAAACTCTCCTATGGAGAAAAAGAGAAATTCACAGCTATAGGCATCCGCGGGGATCGACAAATCAACCTCACTAAAATAGGTTCCAAACTTAATGCGGATGCCTGTTCTCTCGCTTCAGATGAGGAAATACAGAAACATCTGGGAGTAGAAAAAGGATTTATCGGTCCTTTAAACTGTCCTATAGACTTCTATGCTGATGAAACAACGCAATGCATGACGAACTTCATCTGCGCAGGAAATGTCAAAGACAAACATTACAAAAACGTCAATTGGGATCGCGATATTCCTCGCCCCGAATATGCAGACTTTCTCCTTGCTGAAGCCGGGGATCTCTGCCCAACAAACAATCACGCCCCCTACGAAATTTTTGAGGGAGTAGAAGTAGCCCATATTTTCAACCTAGGCACACGCTATACAGAGGGCTTTGACGTTGTCTTCCAGGATGAGCAAGGCAAACCACAATCCTGTTGGATGGGAACTTACGGTATTGGTATCGGTAGAACCTTAGCGGCATGCATAGAACAACTTGCGGATGATCGGGGTATCGTCTGGCCTAAAGCTATCGCTCCTTTCGACATCTCCATTCTCTACAATGGAGGCGATACCGCCTGCGAAGAAGCCGCCGAAAAAATCTATAAAGAATTACAAGGCTACGGCTACGCTCCCCTATTAGATGATCGCAATGAAAGACTTGGGTTTAAATTAAAAGATAGCGATCTTATTGGGATTCCATATAAACTCATTCTCGGAAAAACTTTCCTTAACTCAGGGATGTTAGAAATCGAATCTCGATCCATAGAAAAGTTTTCTGTTGAACCGAAAGATTTTGTCCATTGGTGCAAGAGACATCTTCCCAGCCCTCGGGTTTTTTCCCCTATTCCCTAG
- a CDS encoding ABC transporter substrate-binding protein, with the protein MILRKIAQYIFFLSIICSFISVVVSSPNPEQGSPKVAVFLSFSHSILEDCSQSCIEVLKTFDNSPEVVVVNAEDSVVKARKLARTLHSDQNIVAIVTLGSIATKIMSQIETKKPIIYAAVPEGETLAFPKKQTNIYGVNDSLDINQCCFAIQAVRTNAESLVYLQPAEPFPSALQQEIEKKLHASGISVTEISVIPANFKTRIQQAIDKRPSAIFIPFSSLAHKLGTAFIEDILKEKIPIITDDFSLVAEGACVACGVDFKKSGRQAAQMVYHLLNQQQDIEGLKKIIAEPLPQTTTFNEDVIRRLGLKINRTERKQFRSIIFKDNKDKKAAVKSDKPDTDKNYSPA; encoded by the coding sequence ATGATTCTTCGTAAAATTGCTCAATATATTTTTTTCCTTTCCATTATCTGCTCCTTTATTTCTGTAGTTGTCTCCTCACCGAATCCTGAGCAAGGCTCTCCCAAAGTCGCCGTGTTCTTATCTTTCTCTCACTCCATACTCGAAGATTGTAGTCAAAGTTGCATAGAGGTTTTAAAAACATTCGACAACTCTCCCGAAGTGGTTGTCGTTAATGCCGAAGATAGTGTAGTCAAAGCCAGGAAACTCGCGCGCACATTGCACAGCGATCAAAATATCGTTGCTATTGTTACCCTAGGCTCGATAGCAACAAAAATCATGAGCCAAATCGAAACAAAAAAGCCGATTATCTATGCTGCAGTTCCTGAAGGAGAGACTCTAGCTTTCCCCAAAAAACAAACGAATATCTACGGTGTTAACGATTCCTTAGATATCAACCAATGTTGTTTTGCTATACAAGCTGTAAGAACAAACGCCGAGTCATTAGTATATCTACAACCTGCTGAGCCTTTTCCATCCGCTCTACAACAAGAAATTGAGAAAAAACTCCACGCTTCAGGGATTTCTGTCACAGAAATTAGCGTAATACCAGCAAATTTCAAAACTCGTATTCAACAAGCCATCGACAAACGTCCCTCTGCCATTTTTATTCCTTTCTCGTCGCTAGCTCATAAACTCGGCACCGCATTCATTGAAGACATCCTTAAAGAAAAAATCCCTATCATTACCGATGACTTCTCTTTAGTCGCTGAAGGAGCCTGCGTCGCTTGTGGCGTAGATTTTAAAAAATCCGGCAGACAAGCGGCTCAAATGGTTTACCACTTACTGAACCAACAGCAAGATATCGAAGGATTAAAAAAAATTATCGCCGAGCCGCTACCACAAACAACAACATTTAATGAAGATGTTATCCGTCGTTTAGGTTTGAAAATCAACAGAACAGAACGCAAACAATTCCGTTCTATAATCTTTAAAGATAATAAAGATAAAAAAGCCGCGGTAAAAAGCGATAAACCAGACACCGATAAAAACTACAGCCCTGCGTAA